One window of Halorussus sp. MSC15.2 genomic DNA carries:
- a CDS encoding 50S ribosomal protein L39e has protein sequence MSKKSKAKKKRLSKLDRQNSRVPAWVIMKTDRETMQNPKRRNWRRQDTDE, from the coding sequence ATGAGCAAGAAATCGAAAGCGAAGAAAAAGCGTCTGTCCAAGCTCGACCGTCAGAACAGTCGCGTTCCGGCGTGGGTCATCATGAAGACCGACCGCGAGACGATGCAGAACCCGAAGCGCCGTAACTGGCGGCGTCAGGACACCGACGAATAA
- a CDS encoding arsinothricin resistance N-acetyltransferase ArsN1 family B, which yields MIRLADEGDAPAIRSVYAPIVRNTAISFEDDPPSAAEMADRVADAFPEFPWLVCEIDDEIAGYAYAGRHRERGAYRWSVDVSVYVAADHRRRGVGRGLYESLFEILRLQGFCNAYAGIALPNPASVALHESFGFERVGVYESVGFKRGEWRDVGWWQSQLRDRPEDPDEPRYLANVRTSERFETALSTGEDSVQT from the coding sequence ATGATTCGACTCGCCGACGAGGGGGACGCGCCCGCGATTCGGTCCGTGTACGCCCCGATAGTTCGGAACACCGCCATCTCCTTCGAGGACGACCCGCCGAGCGCCGCGGAGATGGCCGACCGCGTCGCCGACGCGTTCCCCGAGTTTCCGTGGCTGGTCTGTGAAATCGACGACGAAATCGCGGGCTACGCTTACGCGGGTCGCCACCGCGAGCGCGGGGCCTACCGTTGGTCGGTGGACGTGTCGGTGTACGTCGCGGCGGACCACCGACGGCGGGGCGTCGGTCGAGGCCTCTACGAGTCGCTGTTCGAAATCCTTCGTTTGCAGGGGTTCTGTAACGCCTACGCGGGTATCGCACTTCCGAACCCCGCGAGCGTCGCGCTCCACGAGTCGTTCGGCTTCGAGCGAGTGGGCGTCTACGAATCGGTCGGTTTCAAGCGCGGGGAGTGGCGCGACGTCGGGTGGTGGCAGTCGCAGTTGCGGGACCGCCCCGAAGACCCGGACGAACCGCGATATCTCGCGAACGTCCGAACGAGCGAGCGGTTCGAGACCGCGCTCTCGACGGGCGAGGATTCGGTGCAGACCTGA